In Melitaea cinxia chromosome 11, ilMelCinx1.1, whole genome shotgun sequence, a genomic segment contains:
- the LOC123657556 gene encoding pre-mRNA-splicing factor 18 has product MDILKAEIAKKRKLLEEKNILDPNKKYFKRGELLAKEQEEYFKKHYQQNTEAENIDKKREIEKANKQETEREQTESVSLPRTEVIKRLRERGHPILLFGESELQSFKRLRRIEIQEPEANRGFRNDFQEAMEKVDQAYLNEILALGTQNDSEKSQKDDDMDDTVTYEFIQEMAKTMGQGDRNHDMNVIMTLLKFLLKLWGQQLNSATAAEKTATKHKMVRATYTQTQVYLKPLMIKLKKKTLPEDICDSLMEITKHLLERNYIMASDAYLQMAIGNAPWPIGVTMVGIHARTGREKIFSKNVAHVMNDETQRKYIQALKRLMTKCQEYFPTDPSRCVEYSTTK; this is encoded by the exons atggaTATACTCAAAGCAGAAATAGCTAAGAAGCGAAAACTTctggaagaaaaaaatatattg GACCcaaacaaaaagtattttaaaagagGTGAACTTCTTGCTAAGGAACAGgaagaatatttcaaaaaacaTTACCAACAGAATACTGAAGCAGagaatatagataaaaaaagggAAATCGAAAAAG CCAATAAGCAAGAGACTGAAAGAGAACAGACAGAAAGTGTATCTCTGCCCAGAACAGAAGTAATAAAAAGATTAAGGGAAAGAGGGCATCCAATATTATTGTTTGGAGAGAGTGAACTACAATCTTTCAAAAGATTAAGAAGAATTGAAATTCAAGAACCAGAAGCCAATAGG GGTTTCAGGAATGACTTCCAAGAAGCCATGGAGAAAGTGGATCAAGCTTACCTAAATGAAATACTGGCACTCGGAACACAG AATGATAGTGAAAAGTCTCAGAAGGATGATGATATGGATGATACTGTAACTTATGAATTTATTCAAGAGATGGCAAAAACAATGGGTCAAGGTGATAGAAACCATGATATGAATGTAATAATGACATTGTTAAAA TTTCTCTTAAAACTTTGGGGACAACAGCTAAATTCTGCTACTGCTGCAGAAAAAACAGCAACAAAACACAAAATGGTTAGAGCTACCTACACACAGACACAAGTATATCTCAAACCgttaatgattaaattaaagaaaaaaactctGCCAGAAGATATTTGTGACAGCCTCATGGAGATAACTAAACATTTATTagaaagaaattatataatG GCAAGTGATGCGTATCTACAGATGGCAATAGGTAACGCCCCGTGGCCCATTGGTGTGACTATGGTCGGTATTCACGCTCGTACTGGTCGTGAGAAAATTTTTTCCAAAAACGTCGCCCACGTAATGAATGATGAAACtcaaagaaaatatatacaagcTCTGAAAAGGCTCATGACAAAATGCCAAGAATATTTTCCAACTGATCCATCTCGTTGTGTAGAATACAGTAcaaccaaataa
- the LOC123657588 gene encoding chymotrypsin-1-like, translated as MKRDSSVSMDDNGSSRIVGGEKTPPGFGKFGVSLQSNIGRHVCGGAIISHKHLATAAHCVKGANPKHINVVVGTTNLDERGLQYDVESVHVHDLYNSTLKINDIAVITIKGLFDLEKVEVIRLDENELKDGEIVLLTGFGAQEPNGESTRRMHALNLTVFEQDVCRYAMRNTRDVYDCMFCTFTKMGQGTCHGDSGGPLTKDNKLVGIVSWGIPCAVGFPDIHTRISSHISWIRSIIDRKVCNYCNYKKKKLYN; from the exons ATGAAAAGGGACAGCAGCGTCTCTATGGACGATAATG gcAGTTCACGTATAGTGGGCGGTGAAAAAACTCCTCCAGGATTTGGAAAGTTCGGTGTATCACTTCAAAGTAACATTGGGCGTCATGTATGTGGTGGTGCTATTATATCACATAAACACTTAGCAACTGCCGCACACTGCGTAAAGGG agcaAACCCTAAACATATAAATGTTGTTGTCGGTACGACGAACTTGGATGAAAGAGGATTACAATATGACGTAGAATCGGTACATGTTCATGATCTGTATAACTCCACCCTTAAAATAAACGATATCGCAGTTATTACAATAAAAGGTTTATTCGATTTAGAAAAGGTAGAAGTGATTAGACTTGATGAAAATGAATTGAAGGATGGagaaattgtattattaacaGGTTTCGGAGCTCAAGAG CCTAATGGAGAGTCGACTCGGAGAATGCACGCTTTGAATTTAACAGTATTTGAACAGGATGTTTGCCGTTACGCAATGCGTAACACACGAGATGTTTACGACTGTATGTTTTGCACATTTACAAAAATGGGACAAGGAACTTGCCAC GGTGATTCAGGGGGACCATTAACGAAGGATAACAAATTGGTTGGAATTGTTTCATGGGGCATTCCTTGTGCTGTAGGTTTCCCGGATATACACACAAGAATATCATCACACATTTCATGGATTCGTAGCATTATAGATAGAAAAGTTTGTAATTAttgcaattacaaaaaaaagaagctctataattaa